In a single window of the Sphingosinicella microcystinivorans genome:
- a CDS encoding NAD(P)H-dependent glycerol-3-phosphate dehydrogenase: MKVGVIGGGAWGTALAEVAASGGDVVLWAREPEVVQDINAARENRLFLPGVRLSDAIVATSDLGALGDCGMLLVVAPAQHVRTVLAGVPNRDTPIVLCAKGIEAATRRLVGEVAAEVLPEAPLAVLSGPTFAREVATGLPTAITFACADRALADRLIARIAAPRFRPYWTDDVIGAEVGGAIKNVLAIACGVVVGRKLGENARAALISRGFAEMLRFGIAKGARSETMRGLSGLGDLVLTCSSTQSRNFSLGHGLGEGRTARELLSDRLTVAEGAFTAPVLQAAADELGIDMPITRAVCSLLDGSASVDTVIAALLSRPLRSEDA; encoded by the coding sequence ATGAAGGTCGGAGTCATCGGCGGCGGGGCGTGGGGAACGGCGCTGGCCGAAGTCGCGGCCTCGGGCGGCGACGTGGTGCTGTGGGCACGCGAGCCGGAGGTGGTGCAGGACATCAACGCCGCGCGCGAGAACCGGCTGTTCCTTCCCGGCGTCCGCCTTTCCGACGCGATCGTTGCCACGAGCGACCTCGGCGCGCTCGGCGATTGCGGGATGCTGCTCGTCGTTGCGCCCGCGCAGCACGTGCGGACGGTGCTCGCCGGCGTGCCGAACCGGGATACGCCGATCGTGCTCTGCGCCAAGGGCATCGAGGCGGCGACGCGGCGGCTTGTCGGCGAGGTCGCGGCGGAAGTGCTGCCGGAGGCGCCGCTTGCCGTGCTTTCCGGCCCGACGTTCGCGCGCGAGGTGGCGACGGGCCTGCCGACCGCGATCACCTTCGCGTGCGCCGACCGCGCGCTCGCCGACCGGCTGATCGCGCGCATCGCCGCGCCGCGCTTCCGCCCCTACTGGACGGACGACGTGATCGGCGCGGAGGTCGGCGGCGCGATCAAGAACGTGCTCGCCATCGCGTGCGGCGTCGTCGTCGGGCGAAAGCTCGGCGAAAACGCCCGCGCGGCGCTGATCAGCCGGGGGTTTGCGGAAATGCTGCGCTTCGGCATCGCCAAGGGCGCGCGCTCCGAAACCATGCGCGGCCTCTCCGGGCTCGGCGATCTGGTGCTCACCTGTTCCTCGACGCAGTCGCGCAACTTCTCGCTCGGGCACGGCCTCGGCGAGGGCCGGACGGCGCGGGAACTGCTCAGCGACCGCCTGACCGTCGCCGAAGGGGCGTTCACCGCGCCGGTATTGCAAGCCGCCGCGGACGAGCTCGGCATCGACATGCCGATCACGCGCGCCGTGTGCAGCCTGCTGGACGGCAGCGCATCGGTGGATACGGTGATCGCCGCGCTGCTCTCGCGGCCGCTGCGCAGCGAGGATGCCTGA
- the tsaD gene encoding tRNA (adenosine(37)-N6)-threonylcarbamoyltransferase complex transferase subunit TsaD, producing MIVLGLESSCDETAAALVDGNRTILAQRIAGQEEAHRPYGGVVPEIAARAHVDRLAPLVEAVMAEAGIGFGDLDAVAATAGPGLIGGVMVGLVTGKALALASGKPLVAVNHLEGHALSARLADPTLDFPYLLLLTSGGHCQLLGVEGVGRYRRLATTIDDAAGEAFDKVAKILGLGFPGGPAVERAAKDGDPKAVPLPRPLLGSGDSNFSFAGLKSAVLRAAEGANPPSVPDLAASFQQAVVDCLVDRTRRALERMPEATRLVVAGGVAANAAIRAALQRLADESGLGFTAPPLALCTDNAAMIAWAGIERLRAGYTDALDVPARARWPLDPAAEPVRGAGVKA from the coding sequence ATGATTGTTCTGGGCCTTGAATCGAGCTGCGACGAAACGGCGGCGGCGCTCGTCGACGGAAACCGCACCATCCTTGCCCAGCGCATCGCCGGGCAGGAGGAGGCGCACCGCCCCTATGGCGGCGTCGTGCCGGAGATCGCGGCGCGGGCGCACGTCGACCGGCTGGCCCCGCTCGTCGAGGCGGTGATGGCGGAGGCGGGCATCGGCTTCGGCGATCTCGATGCCGTCGCGGCGACGGCGGGGCCAGGCCTCATCGGCGGCGTGATGGTCGGGCTCGTCACCGGCAAGGCGCTGGCGCTGGCGAGCGGCAAGCCGCTCGTCGCGGTCAACCACCTCGAAGGCCATGCGCTCTCGGCGCGGCTTGCGGACCCCACGCTCGATTTCCCCTATCTGCTGCTGCTGACGTCCGGCGGGCATTGCCAGTTGCTCGGCGTGGAGGGCGTTGGGCGCTACCGGCGGCTCGCGACGACGATAGACGACGCGGCGGGCGAGGCGTTCGACAAGGTGGCGAAGATTCTGGGGCTCGGCTTTCCCGGCGGTCCCGCCGTCGAGCGCGCGGCGAAGGACGGCGATCCGAAGGCCGTGCCGCTGCCGCGCCCGCTTCTGGGGAGCGGCGATTCCAACTTCTCGTTCGCGGGGCTGAAAAGCGCCGTGCTGCGTGCAGCCGAAGGCGCGAATCCGCCGTCCGTTCCCGATCTGGCGGCGAGTTTCCAGCAGGCGGTCGTCGACTGCCTCGTCGACCGGACGCGGCGCGCGCTCGAACGGATGCCCGAGGCGACGCGGCTCGTCGTGGCGGGGGGCGTCGCGGCGAACGCAGCGATCCGGGCGGCGCTCCAGCGGCTCGCCGATGAAAGCGGCCTCGGCTTCACTGCGCCGCCGCTCGCGCTCTGCACGGACAATGCCGCGATGATCGCATGGGCGGGCATCGAACGGCTGCGGGCCGGGTACACGGATGCGCTCGACGTGCCGGCGCGCGCGCGCTGGCCGCTCGACCCGGCGGCGGAACCGGTGCGCGGCGCGGGAGTGAAGGCATGA
- the hemC gene encoding hydroxymethylbilane synthase: MHKAEPLKLGTRGSPLALVQARAAAAALVAAHGWREDRIEIVPIKTTGDKVQDRPLAEIGGKALWTKELDRALIAGEIDFAVHSAKDMESIRPEAIALAAALPRADVRERIIGVPGLDALKPGMRVGTTSPRRAAQLLARVPGLGLVPFRGNVATRLARIEAGEADATLLASAGLARLGMHDVGTPIPVEAMLPAPGQAIIAIEARAGDDAVLGRLAAVSDADAMTALVAERAFAAALGGSCHSPVAAYAEPHGAGFRLRAEILGPDGQERIAGETHFPDSDAAAAAVALAKTLLNRASPALRSLFVA, encoded by the coding sequence ATGCACAAGGCTGAGCCTCTGAAACTCGGAACGCGCGGGTCGCCGCTCGCGCTCGTCCAGGCGCGCGCCGCCGCCGCCGCGCTCGTCGCCGCGCACGGCTGGCGCGAGGACAGGATCGAGATCGTCCCCATCAAGACCACCGGCGACAAGGTGCAGGACCGCCCGCTCGCCGAGATCGGCGGCAAGGCGCTCTGGACCAAGGAACTCGACCGCGCGCTCATCGCGGGCGAGATCGACTTCGCCGTCCATTCCGCCAAGGACATGGAAAGCATCCGTCCCGAGGCCATCGCGCTCGCAGCGGCGCTGCCGCGCGCCGACGTGCGCGAGCGGATCATCGGCGTTCCCGGCCTCGACGCCCTGAAGCCGGGGATGCGCGTCGGCACCACCTCGCCGCGCCGCGCCGCGCAGCTTCTGGCGCGCGTCCCCGGCCTCGGCCTCGTGCCGTTCCGGGGCAATGTCGCGACGCGTCTTGCCCGCATCGAAGCGGGAGAGGCCGATGCGACGCTGCTCGCGAGCGCCGGGCTCGCGCGGCTCGGGATGCACGATGTCGGCACGCCGATACCGGTCGAGGCGATGCTCCCCGCGCCGGGGCAGGCGATCATCGCGATCGAGGCCCGCGCCGGCGACGACGCCGTGCTCGGCCGCCTCGCCGCGGTGAGCGACGCCGACGCGATGACGGCGCTCGTCGCCGAGCGCGCCTTCGCCGCAGCGCTCGGCGGCAGCTGCCACAGCCCGGTCGCCGCCTATGCCGAGCCGCACGGCGCAGGCTTCCGTCTTCGCGCCGAGATCCTCGGTCCGGACGGTCAGGAACGCATTGCAGGAGAAACGCACTTTCCGGATTCGGATGCGGCAGCAGCCGCCGTCGCGCTTGCAAAAACCCTTCTCAATCGGGCCTCGCCCGCCCTTCGGAGTCTCTTTGTCGCATGA
- a CDS encoding uroporphyrinogen-III synthase codes for MSRVLITRPQPGAAETAARLRALGHEPVVVPLFEVAARDWTPPAAMPDAVMLTSAAAAREGGAAMAPFLGLPCFCVGERTAAAARSAGFTDVRTPDVCDGGELLGAIAAALKGNVLHLSGLEIASYAPPRGLRLDRRIVYGASFHGWSDAERAAALTAEVALVYSPRGGEALAAALGAGRSAVRLAAISRNAAAAAGDGWAARAIAAFPDEDALFAAAGLLCEKQAGEAPLTRTG; via the coding sequence ATGAGTCGTGTCCTGATTACCCGCCCGCAGCCCGGCGCTGCGGAAACCGCCGCCCGTCTCCGCGCGCTCGGCCACGAGCCCGTGGTCGTCCCGCTGTTCGAAGTGGCGGCCAGGGACTGGACGCCGCCCGCCGCGATGCCCGACGCCGTCATGCTGACGAGCGCCGCGGCCGCGCGCGAAGGCGGCGCGGCGATGGCGCCCTTTCTGGGGCTGCCCTGCTTCTGCGTGGGCGAACGCACCGCCGCCGCCGCGCGCAGCGCCGGCTTCACCGACGTTCGCACGCCTGACGTCTGCGACGGCGGCGAGCTGCTCGGCGCCATCGCCGCGGCGCTCAAGGGCAACGTGCTGCACCTCAGCGGCCTTGAAATCGCGAGCTATGCGCCGCCGCGCGGCCTGCGGCTCGACCGGCGCATCGTCTACGGCGCCAGCTTCCACGGCTGGTCCGACGCGGAGCGCGCCGCGGCGCTGACGGCCGAGGTCGCGCTCGTCTATTCGCCGCGCGGCGGCGAGGCGCTTGCCGCCGCGCTCGGTGCGGGTCGCAGCGCCGTCCGGCTGGCCGCGATCAGCCGCAACGCGGCAGCCGCCGCGGGCGACGGCTGGGCCGCCCGCGCGATCGCGGCCTTCCCGGACGAGGACGCGCTGTTTGCGGCGGCCGGGCTGTTGTGCGAGAAGCAGGCTGGTGAGGCACCGCTGACGAGGACCGGATGA
- a CDS encoding COG4223 family protein, translated as MIDDETREAPRPRSAVPWVLAAALLLFAAGLLLSPWFETNVRTRLPGALQRPDVESIAARVEREAGAITALEARVSALEARPAVPAPLGDAAATPPALNDPVPLALGAGPNPERLARLEARIEALDRGQAQASTRLDNVSAELAGLNVKIEQVGGNAARSIEAAAASAEKARGVLLVTAARRAAEQGQSLAVLAPALRRHFAAADADAVERLLTASPGAPTLAVLRRRFEQIRPQLAESAAPERQDTLWQQFKAGVASLVQVREKGAAAARSANEARLADMATRLSQGDAAGALLAMQRLPARTQQLARQWRISAEAYANTYGALQQLEASVLLEDTDLPLTAPAAGQQKPTQSL; from the coding sequence ATGATCGACGACGAAACCCGCGAAGCGCCGCGCCCGCGAAGCGCCGTTCCCTGGGTGCTGGCGGCGGCGCTGCTGCTGTTCGCCGCCGGGCTGCTGCTCAGCCCCTGGTTCGAGACGAACGTGCGCACCCGCCTTCCCGGCGCGCTGCAACGCCCCGATGTCGAATCCATCGCCGCCCGCGTCGAGCGGGAGGCGGGGGCGATCACTGCGCTCGAAGCGCGCGTCTCGGCGCTCGAAGCGCGTCCGGCGGTGCCTGCGCCGCTCGGCGATGCCGCGGCGACGCCCCCAGCGCTCAACGATCCCGTCCCGCTCGCGCTCGGCGCCGGGCCGAATCCCGAACGCCTCGCGCGGCTTGAGGCGCGCATCGAGGCGCTCGACCGGGGACAGGCGCAGGCATCGACGCGGCTCGACAATGTTTCCGCCGAGCTCGCCGGGCTCAACGTCAAGATCGAGCAGGTCGGCGGCAACGCCGCCCGCTCCATCGAGGCCGCCGCCGCCAGCGCCGAGAAGGCGCGCGGCGTGCTGCTGGTGACGGCGGCGCGGCGCGCTGCCGAGCAGGGCCAGAGCCTCGCCGTGCTCGCCCCGGCGCTGCGCCGCCATTTCGCGGCCGCCGACGCCGATGCCGTCGAGCGGCTGCTGACCGCGTCCCCCGGCGCGCCGACGCTCGCCGTGCTGCGCCGCCGTTTCGAGCAGATCCGCCCGCAGCTCGCGGAAAGCGCGGCGCCCGAGCGGCAGGACACACTCTGGCAGCAATTCAAGGCCGGCGTCGCCAGCCTCGTCCAGGTCCGCGAGAAAGGCGCCGCCGCCGCCCGCAGCGCCAACGAGGCGCGGCTTGCCGACATGGCGACGCGGCTTTCGCAGGGCGATGCCGCGGGCGCGCTGCTCGCCATGCAGCGGCTTCCGGCGCGCACGCAGCAGCTCGCCCGGCAGTGGCGCATCTCGGCGGAAGCCTATGCCAACACCTACGGCGCGCTCCAGCAGCTCGAAGCCTCCGTGCTGCTCGAAGACACCGACCTGCCGCTCACCGCGCCCGCGGCCGGGCAGCAGAAGCCGACGCAATCGCTGTAG
- a CDS encoding TerC family protein has protein sequence MEGLIELFLQPATWAALVTLIAMEVVLGIDNLVFISILTNKLPDGQRQKARRIGISLALLMRLGLLATVAFIVTLVKPVIELFGQAFSWRDIILIAGGLFLVWKATKEIHHNVDPAPNEDVFNTGQAVMSFGAAITQIIILDLVFSIDSIITAVGMTDHVPIMVVAVIVAVFCMLLAATPLADFIEANPTVVMLALGFLLMIGMTLIAEGFGTHVPKGYVYAAMAFSVLVEVLNIMSRRAKRRREGKDN, from the coding sequence ATGGAAGGCCTTATCGAACTGTTCCTGCAGCCGGCCACGTGGGCGGCGCTGGTCACGCTGATCGCGATGGAAGTCGTGCTCGGCATCGACAATCTGGTCTTCATCTCGATCCTGACCAACAAGCTGCCGGACGGGCAGCGGCAAAAGGCGCGCCGCATCGGCATCAGCCTTGCCCTCCTGATGCGGCTCGGCCTGCTCGCGACGGTGGCGTTCATCGTCACGCTGGTGAAGCCGGTGATCGAGCTGTTCGGGCAGGCGTTCTCCTGGCGCGACATCATCCTCATCGCGGGCGGCCTGTTCCTCGTCTGGAAGGCGACCAAGGAAATCCATCACAACGTCGATCCGGCCCCGAACGAGGACGTTTTCAATACCGGGCAGGCGGTGATGTCCTTCGGCGCGGCGATCACGCAGATCATCATCCTCGATCTCGTCTTCTCGATCGACTCGATCATCACTGCGGTGGGCATGACGGATCACGTGCCGATCATGGTCGTCGCCGTGATCGTCGCGGTCTTCTGCATGTTGCTCGCCGCCACGCCGCTCGCCGACTTCATCGAGGCGAACCCGACGGTGGTGATGCTCGCGCTCGGCTTCCTGCTGATGATCGGCATGACGCTGATCGCCGAGGGCTTCGGCACGCACGTGCCGAAGGGATATGTCTACGCCGCGATGGCCTTCTCTGTTCTGGTCGAGGTCCTCAACATCATGTCACGCCGGGCGAAGCGCCGCCGCGAAGGGAAAGACAATTGA
- a CDS encoding ribonuclease D, protein MTAYLHKGDLPADVLAPGAIAVDCEAMGLNQLRDRLCVVQLSDGGGDEHLVQFPIGQYDAPNLKAVLADPARLKILHFARFDVALILQYLGVVMAPVWCTKIASKLVRTYTDRHGLKDLAREVLSADISKQQQSSDWGADTLSEAQIEYAASDVRYLHRIKAILEERLEREGRRALAEACFGFLPTRAALDLAGWADKDIFSHES, encoded by the coding sequence TTGACCGCGTATCTCCACAAGGGCGACCTGCCCGCAGACGTGCTCGCACCCGGCGCCATCGCCGTGGACTGCGAGGCGATGGGCCTCAACCAGCTCCGCGACCGGCTCTGCGTCGTGCAGCTTTCGGACGGCGGCGGCGACGAGCATCTCGTGCAGTTCCCGATCGGGCAATATGACGCGCCGAACCTGAAGGCGGTGCTCGCCGATCCCGCGCGCCTCAAGATCCTGCACTTCGCGCGCTTCGACGTCGCGCTCATCCTGCAGTATCTCGGCGTCGTCATGGCCCCGGTGTGGTGCACCAAGATCGCCTCGAAGCTCGTGCGCACCTACACCGACCGCCACGGCCTCAAGGACCTCGCGCGCGAGGTCCTCAGCGCGGACATCTCCAAGCAGCAGCAGTCGTCGGACTGGGGCGCCGACACGCTCAGCGAGGCGCAGATCGAATACGCCGCGTCCGACGTGCGCTACCTGCACCGCATCAAGGCGATCCTCGAGGAACGGCTGGAGCGCGAGGGGCGCAGGGCGCTCGCCGAGGCCTGCTTCGGCTTCCTGCCGACGCGCGCCGCGCTCGACCTTGCCGGCTGGGCCGACAAGGACATCTTCAGCCACGAGAGCTAG
- the lptC gene encoding LPS export ABC transporter periplasmic protein LptC: MTQAADDLASDRRRWAMPGSAWDRQVAILKRLLPATAAVILLACLVWPLTAQQEFSFILSRDGVEKAGERLRMEAPMYRGEDSRGRPFSILADEAVQRTSNTPVVELKRIEARLTMEEGIATVTAPSGRYDLEAEKLNVLGPVVFHRPDGFALQTGDVAVDLPTRKVESIGRVSGQMPLGSFSASRLDADIETRVVTLSGGVKMRITQR, from the coding sequence ATGACGCAGGCCGCCGACGATCTTGCCAGCGACCGCCGCCGCTGGGCGATGCCGGGCAGCGCGTGGGACCGGCAGGTCGCCATCCTGAAGCGCCTGCTGCCGGCGACCGCAGCGGTGATCCTGCTCGCCTGCCTCGTCTGGCCGCTCACAGCGCAGCAGGAATTCAGCTTCATCCTCTCCCGCGACGGGGTGGAGAAGGCCGGCGAGCGGCTGCGCATGGAAGCGCCGATGTACCGCGGCGAGGACAGCCGGGGTCGCCCGTTCAGCATCCTCGCCGACGAGGCCGTGCAGCGCACCTCGAACACGCCGGTCGTCGAGCTGAAACGCATCGAGGCGCGCCTGACGATGGAAGAGGGCATCGCCACCGTGACCGCGCCGAGCGGACGCTACGACCTCGAAGCGGAAAAGCTGAACGTGCTCGGCCCGGTCGTCTTCCACCGCCCGGACGGCTTCGCGCTGCAAACCGGCGACGTCGCCGTGGACCTGCCGACGCGCAAGGTGGAAAGCATCGGGCGCGTCAGCGGGCAGATGCCGCTCGGCTCGTTTTCCGCCTCCCGGCTCGACGCCGACATCGAAACGCGCGTTGTCACCTTGTCAGGCGGCGTGAAAATGCGGATTACGCAGCGATGA
- a CDS encoding LptA/OstA family protein produces MIRTPLLLAAAAVLTLPLAASAQSGFGSSALKGHDTRAPIDIDAARIEVRDRDSQAIFSGAVRVVQGNMTLNAAAMRVFYENAAGGNLAINRLDAEGSVQLVSPSERVSARLGIYDVETRQITFVGGVVLNRGDSVLRGDRLVIDLENGRSTLDGSASSTDSGTRVTGRFVVPPRDTQ; encoded by the coding sequence ATGATCCGCACCCCCCTTCTCCTCGCCGCCGCCGCAGTGCTCACGCTTCCCCTTGCCGCCTCGGCGCAGAGCGGTTTCGGCAGCTCGGCGCTCAAGGGCCACGACACGCGCGCGCCCATTGACATCGACGCCGCGCGCATCGAGGTGCGGGACCGCGATTCGCAGGCGATCTTTTCGGGGGCGGTGCGCGTCGTGCAGGGCAACATGACGCTGAACGCGGCAGCGATGCGCGTGTTCTACGAAAACGCCGCGGGCGGGAACCTCGCGATCAACCGCCTCGACGCCGAAGGCAGCGTCCAGCTCGTGAGCCCGAGCGAGCGGGTCAGCGCCCGCCTCGGCATCTACGACGTCGAGACCCGCCAGATCACCTTCGTCGGCGGCGTCGTGCTCAACCGCGGCGACAGCGTGCTGCGCGGCGACCGGCTGGTCATCGACCTCGAAAACGGCCGTTCCACGCTCGACGGCTCGGCGAGTTCGACCGACAGCGGCACCCGCGTCACCGGCCGCTTCGTGGTGCCGCCGCGCGATACGCAGTAA
- the lptB gene encoding LPS export ABC transporter ATP-binding protein, with protein sequence MSEIMTMERETPAVDTDRGLAVVSIGKRYDKRVVLRDVSLGVRRGEVVGLLGPNGAGKTTCFYSIMGLVMPDSGRILLDGIDITGLPMYRRAALGLGYLPQETSIFRGMTVEDNIRAVLEISEPDPAARTARLDQLLGEFSITRLRSAPAMSLSGGERRRCEIARALAANPSIMLLDEPFAGIDPISIADIRNLVSHLKDRNIGVLITDHNVRETLEIVDRACIIYDGRVLFEGTPEALVADETVRKVYLGEGFSL encoded by the coding sequence ATGAGCGAAATCATGACGATGGAGCGCGAGACTCCCGCGGTCGACACCGATCGCGGGCTCGCGGTCGTGTCCATCGGCAAGCGCTACGACAAGCGCGTCGTGCTGCGCGACGTGTCGCTCGGCGTGCGGCGCGGCGAGGTCGTCGGCCTGCTGGGGCCGAACGGCGCGGGCAAGACCACCTGCTTCTATTCGATCATGGGCCTCGTGATGCCCGATTCGGGGCGCATCCTCCTCGACGGCATCGACATCACCGGGCTTCCCATGTACCGCCGCGCCGCGCTCGGCCTCGGCTACCTGCCGCAGGAGACCTCGATCTTCCGCGGCATGACCGTGGAGGACAACATCCGCGCCGTTCTCGAAATCTCCGAGCCCGATCCGGCGGCGCGGACGGCGCGGCTCGACCAGTTGCTCGGCGAGTTCTCGATCACGCGCCTTCGCAGCGCACCGGCCATGTCGCTCTCCGGCGGCGAGCGGCGGCGCTGCGAGATCGCCCGCGCGCTTGCGGCGAACCCGTCGATCATGCTGCTCGACGAGCCGTTCGCGGGCATCGACCCCATCTCGATCGCCGACATCCGCAATCTCGTCAGCCATCTGAAGGACCGCAACATCGGCGTCCTCATCACCGACCACAACGTCCGCGAGACGCTGGAGATCGTGGACCGCGCCTGCATCATCTACGACGGCCGCGTGCTGTTCGAAGGCACGCCCGAGGCGCTCGTCGCCGACGAGACGGTGCGCAAGG